A DNA window from Salvelinus sp. IW2-2015 linkage group LG4q.1:29, ASM291031v2, whole genome shotgun sequence contains the following coding sequences:
- the LOC111961731 gene encoding TNF receptor-associated factor 3 yields the protein MVLMTEQPDRDLTPLSTPEQVVKSVKPVRKDPRGIQSTSEAANGGEDRPRRSASGRSAGDTQVSMDTESDLSESRKKPPLMKFKAVELPSPMQTPSDGETKFEGRKKSQSSQISKTNAQYHKIFKEISKDELLKQSYTCALQKDMLYQGKMFVSDNWICFHSKVFGRDTKIAIPVLSVTLIKKTKTAILVPNALVITSTNKRHVFASFLSRDTTYKLLKSICVHLDGDNTGSSLITSSAENSFIADCPSSLPLDFSGDFSDLDGVLCQRRQDMLETSSSGSQTPDYEKMTEFPSIPDTFLSAVKNGEVAVHADIHLQTPNQKHGAAHQNGPTKPAQGVVHKVKSLQPVSLNTLLLVYLFLVSVLVLSSCYMAFKIVALEKRLNSLSSVGEYAHNENVVHHRSQVDFNAEIYGELSTNLFKLEKIQRNLRKLLEETCLRRTEGIMATQEPSPPSSMESNKPGFPKQILANKLEDKHLCNCCQKLLRRPFQAQCGHRFCSYCFNRTVRDGPQKCNACIKEDIFEEPTSILKQGCAFPDNAARREVENLSVVCISEGCTWKGNIKEYELSHEGKCEYMIIPCPSCKEQIRFNEQERHNERECPERTLNCKYCKEPFHFKNIKAHDEICPKYPMICEGCAKKKIPREKYVDHIKFCSKFRTPCRFHVVGCDMSVEKERIHDHERACAYEHLNLLLHYIMGMKVSMEGLQPQGLELAGNKLLELHHSLRELEARVSQLSTTSTGPPVQGATNSSSSPGLPGPPALALPLPPPPALAPTLTVSTSFTPLPSSVGAALELQLHSEKTKVAELGRRCTDLEVKAGMFENVVCVLNREVERFATTMEASNRQHRLDQDKIEALSNKVRQLERTVGLKDLTVAEMEGRLREISATTFDGVFIWRISDFTKKRQDAIAGRAPAMFSPAFYTSKYGYKMCLRIYLNGDGTGRGSHLSLFFVVMRGLSDALLKWPFNQKVTLMLLDQSNREHIIDAFRPDITSSSFQRPVSEMNIASGCPLFCPLSKLDAKNSYIRDDTIFIKAIVDLTGL from the exons ATGGTACTTATGACCGAACAACCGGACAGAGACCTAACTCCGTTATCTACGCCAGAACAAGTTGTAAAGTCTGTCAAACCGGTCAGAAAAGATCCGAGAGGGATCCAATCGAC GTCAGAGGCAGcgaatggaggagaggacaggcccAGGAGGAGTGCCAGTGGGAGGTCTGCTGGGGACACTCAGGTGTCAATGGACACTGAGTCAGACCTCTCGGAGAGCAGGAAGAAACCGCCCCTCATGAA ATTTAAGGCTGTGGAGCTGCCTTCCCCAATGCAAACTCCAAGTGACGGTGAAACTAAATTTGAAGGAAGAAAGAAATCCCAGTCCAGCCAg ATATCCAAGACAAATGCCCAGTACCATAAAATATTCAAAGAAATCAGCAAGGATGAGTTACTGAAACAAA GTTACACCTGTGCACTGCAGAAAGACATGCTGTATCAGGGCAAAATGTTTGTGTCTGATAACTGGATATGTTTCCACTCCAAAGTCTTCGGCAGAGATACTAAG ATTGCTATTCCTGTACTCTCTGTGACTCTTATCAAGAAGACAAAAACTGCCATTTTGGTTCCAAATGCACTCGTTATCACATCCACAAACAAGCGG CACGTATTTGCATCATTCCTATCCCGAGATACAACCTATAAACTTCTGAAATCCATCTGCGTTCATCTGGAT GGGGACAATACAGGGAGCAGCCTCATTACTTCCTCTGCTGAGAACAGCTTCATAGCCGATTGTCCCTCCTCACTTCCTCTG GATTTCTCTGGAGACTTCTCAGACCTGGATGGGGTTTTGTGCCAGAGGAGGCAAGACATGCTGGAGACCAGCAGCTCAGGCTCCCAGACCCCAGACTATGAGAAAATGACGG AGTTCCCCAGCATCCCAGACACGTTCCTGAGCGCAGTGAAGAATGGAGAGGTGGCGGTGCACGCAGACATCCACCTCCAGACCCCCAACCAAAAACACGGAGCCGCTCACCAGAACG GGCCGACCAAGCCTGCCCAGGGTGTTGTACACAAAGTGAAATCGCTACAGCCAGTGTCATTGAACACCCTTCTACTCGTCTATTTGTTCCT AGTTAGTGTCCTTGTCTTGTCTTCGTGTTACATGGCCTTCAAGATTGTGGCTCTTGAGAAGCGGCTGAACTCGTTGAGTTCCGTGGGGGAGTATGCACACAACGA AAACGTTGTGCATCACAGATCGCAGGTCGACTTCAATGCCGAAATTTATGGGGAGCTGTCTACAAACCTGTTCAAGCTAGAAAAG ATTCAGAGAAATCTCCGTAAGCTACTTGAAGAGACCT GTCTTAGGCGTACTGAGGGAATCATGGCCACGCAAGAACCATCCCCTCCGTCGTCCATGGAGAGCAACAAACCCGGCTTCCCCAAGCAGATCCTGGCCAACAAGCTGGAAGATAAACACCTGTGTAACTGCTGTCAGAAGCTGCTGCGGAGGCCCTTCCAAGCCCAGTGTGGACACCGCTTCTGTTCCTACTGCTTCAATAGGACTGTCAG AGATGGACCTCAGAAATGCAATGCTTGTATCAAAGAGGACATTTTTGAAGAGCCCACGTCGATTCTAAAACAAGGCTGT GCTTTTCCTGACAACGCAGCTCGACGAGAGGTCGAAAACCTCTCTGTTGTCTGCATCAGCGAAGGCTGTACCTGGAAAGGCAATATTAAAGAATATGAG TTGAGCCACGAGGGGAAGTGTGAGTACATGATCATCCCCTGCCCCTCCTGTAAAGAGCAGATCCGCTTCAACGAACAGGAACGCCACAACGAGCGAGAGTGCCCTGAGAGAACTCTCAACTGCAAGTACTGCAAGGAACCATTCCATTTCAAAAACATCAAG GCCCACGACGAGATCTGCCCCAAGTACCCCATGATCTGTGAAGGCTGTGCCAAGAAGAAAATACCCAGGGAGAAG TATGTGGACCACATTAAGTTCTGCAGCAAATTCAGAACTCCATGCAGATTCCATGTTGTTGGGTGTGATATGTCA gtggagaaggagaggatccATGACCACGAGAGGGCCTGCGCCTACGAGCACCTCAACTTGCTGCTGCACTACATTATGGGCATGAAG GTGAGCATGGAGGGCCTGCAGCCGCAAGGCCTGGAGCTGGCTGGAAACAAGCTCCTGGAGCTCCACCATTCCCTCAGGGAGCTGGAAGCACGCGTCTCCCAGCTCAGCACTACCTCCACCGGGCCTCCCGTGCAGGGGGCCACCAACTCTTCTTCCTCCCCGGGCCTCCCCGGGCCTCCCGCCCTAGCTCTTCCCCTGCCTCCACCTCCCGCCCTGGCCCCCACCCTGACTGTGTCCACCTCCTTCACCCCCTTGCCCAGCTCGGTGGGGGCGGCCCTGGAGCTGCAGCTCCACAGTGAGAAGACCAAGGTGGCGGAGCTGGGACGCAGGTGCACCGACCTGGAGGTGAAGGCGGGGATGTTTGAGAATGTGGTTTGCGTGTTGAACCGAGAGGTGGAGCGCTTTGCCACAACCATGGAGGCCAGTAACAGACAGCACCGCCTAGACCAGGATAAGATCGAGGCCCTGAGCAACAAG gtgcGGCAGCTGGAGAGGACGGTGGGGCTGAAGGACCTGACGGTAGCAGAGATGGAAGGCAGGCTGAGGGAGATATCGGCCACCACATTCGACGGCGTCTTCATCTGGAGGATCTCTGACTTTACCAAGAAGAGACAGGATGCCATCGCTGGCCGAGCCCCTGCCATGTTCTCACCAG CGTTCTACACCAGTAAATACGGCTATAAGATGTGTCTGCGGATCTACCTGAACGGGGACGGGACAGGGCGTGGCAGCCACCTGTCTCTTTTCTTTGTGGTGATGAGGGGACTGAGTGATGCTCTGCTCAAATGGCCCTTCAACCAGAAG